CCTCCTCGTGCGGATGGATTGCGACGATCGGAGATGTCATGATGTCCTTCACGACGACACGGCTCGGCTGCAGGTCCGACGCCGCGACCTTCGTCACGAGATCCCGTTCGGTGACGATCCCGGTGGGCTTGCCGCCCTCGAGGACGACGAGGCTGCCAATGTCCCGGTCCCGCATGATCGTCGCCGCCTCGGCGGCCGTCGCATCGGCCGGGATCGTGACGGGCACCGTCGTCATGATTTCGATGACGGGGATGCGGGCCCGCATGGCGATGGCGTCAATGCGGCCGCGGGCGATAAAAGGTTTGCTCCCTCCCGAGACGACGCGCGCAACCACGCCGACAATGTTAAGGCCCGTGCCCTGGTTGCGGAAGCGAATGGAGTACGCGGACCGGGAGGGCGAACTCGCCGTGCGCATCGCGCGCGAGGCGCTCGAGGCGTTCGTGATGCGACGCGAGAAGCGCGGTTTCGAGGTGCCTCGACGCTTCGAGGAGAAGTCCGGCGCGTTCGTGACGCTGAACACGCATCCGGGCGGCGAACTCCGCGGGTGCATCGGATACCCGCAGCCGTTCTTCACGCTCGTGAAGTCCATCGAGAAGGGCGCGGAGGGCGCCACGGAGGACCCGCGGTTCCCTCGGCTCGGGCCCGATGAGGTCGACCGCATCACGATCGAGGTCAGCATCCTGACTCCCCCCCAGCTGATCGATGTGAAGAGACCGAAGGACTTGCCGAAACACCTCACGGTCGGCGTGGACGGGCTGAGCATCGCGCAAGGCCCGTACCGGGGACTCCTCCTGCCGCAGGTCGCAATGGAGTACGCCTGGGACGCCTCGGAGTTCCTGTCGGAGGCGTGCATGAAGGCGGGCCTGCTCGCCGATGCATGGCTCGACCCGCAGACCCGGGTCTACAAGTTCCAGGCGGAGGTCTTCGGCGAGGTGGAACCGCGCGGGGCCGTCGTGCGCCGGAACCTGGGGGCGGCGCATGCGGGTCCTTAGAGGCCGCATCTTCTATCGAGGTCGCCTTGAGCCGTTGAGCCTCGGCATCGACGAGGACGGACGCATCGCGGCGATCAAGCGGGTTTTGCGTGGCGACGAGGAAATCGATCACGGGGAGGCGGTCATCCTCC
The Thermoplasmata archaeon DNA segment above includes these coding regions:
- a CDS encoding TIGR00296 family protein → MEYADREGELAVRIAREALEAFVMRREKRGFEVPRRFEEKSGAFVTLNTHPGGELRGCIGYPQPFFTLVKSIEKGAEGATEDPRFPRLGPDEVDRITIEVSILTPPQLIDVKRPKDLPKHLTVGVDGLSIAQGPYRGLLLPQVAMEYAWDASEFLSEACMKAGLLADAWLDPQTRVYKFQAEVFGEVEPRGAVVRRNLGAAHAGP